One segment of Desmodus rotundus isolate HL8 chromosome 6, HLdesRot8A.1, whole genome shotgun sequence DNA contains the following:
- the PFDN4 gene encoding prefoldin subunit 4, giving the protein MAATMKKAAAEDVNVTFEDQQKINKFARNTSRITELKEEIDVKKKQLQNLEDACEDIMLADDDCLMIPYQIGDVFISHSQEETQEMLEEAKKNLQEEIDALESRVESIQRVLADLKVQLYAKFGSNINLEADES; this is encoded by the exons ATGGCGGCCACCATGAAGAAGGCG GCTGCAGAAGACGTCAATGTTACATTTGAAGATcaacaaaagataaacaaatttgcACGGAATACAAGTAGAATCACAgagctgaaggaagaaatagacgtaaaaaag AAGCAACTGCAGAATTTAGAAGACGCCTGCGAGGACATCATGCTTGCAGATGACGACTGCTTGATGATACCGTATCAAATTGGTGACGTTTTCATTAGCCATTCTCAAGAAGAAACACAGGAAATGTTAGAAGAAGCAAAG aaaaatttgcAAGAAGAAATCGACGCCTTAGAATCCAGAGTGGAATCCATTCAGCGGGTGTTAGCAGATTTGAAAGTTCAGTTATATGCAAAATTTGGGAGCAACATAAACCTTGAAGCCGATGAAagctaa